The Puntigrus tetrazona isolate hp1 chromosome 23, ASM1883169v1, whole genome shotgun sequence genome has a segment encoding these proteins:
- the her9 gene encoding hairy-related 9: MPADNMEKQTASPIAGAPASGSHTPDKPKNASEHRKSSKPIMEKRRRARINESLGQLKTLILDALKKDSSRHSKLEKADILEMTVKHLRNLQRVQMTAALSADTNVLSKYRAGFNECMNEVTRFLSTCEGVNTEVRSRLLNHLSGCLGQMMAMNYPQPAPAQQAHLAQPLHVQLPSTLPINSASMGPKLSPSEAVSPKVFGGFQLVPATDGQFAFLIPNPAFASATTPVIPLYANASVPVTVNASPVQASSAPTVASPVQGMTSFAGVSQAVSPVGVSAGAESNEPVWRPW, translated from the exons ATGCCAGCCGACAACATGGAGAAGCAGACCGCATCACCTATTGCTGGTGCCCCTGCCAGTGGATCTCATACTCCGGACAAACCAAAGAACGCCAGCGAGCACAGAAAG TCTTCAAAGCCGATCATGGAGAAACGCCGCAGAGCGAGAATAAACGAGAGCCTCGGACAGCTGAAGACCCTCATTCTCGATGCTCTTAAAAAAGAT AGCTCCAGACACTCTAAATTGGAGAAAGCTGATATTCTCGAGATGACTGTCAAACACCTGCGCAATTTGCAGCGTGTTCAGATGACTG CGGCCCTGTCAGCGGACACAAACGTCCTCAGCAAGTATCGCGCCGGATTCAACGAGTGCATGAACGAGGTGACTCGGTTCCTCTCTACTTGCGAGGGAGTGAATACGGAGGTTAGGTCGAGACTTCTCAACCACctgtcgggttgcttgggacaAATGATGGCCATGAACTACCCTCAGCCCGCCCCAGCTCAACAGGCGCATCTGGCTCAGCCTCTTCACGTGCAGCTTCCTTCGACGCTGCCCATCAACAGCGCCTCGATGGGCCCCAAACTCAGTCCCTCAGAAGCGGTGTCTCCCAAAGTCTTTGGAGGATTCCAGCTGGTGCCAGCCACCGACGGACAGTTTGCTTTTCTTATCCCCAACCCAGCTTTCGCCTCTGCTACCACTCCGGTAATTCCCTTGTACGCAAACGCAAGCGTCCCGGTGACAGTCAACGCCAGCCCCGTCCAGGCCAGCTCGGCTCCCACGGTCGCATCTCCGGTGCAGGGAATGACCTCCTTCGCGGGCGTTTCACAGGCCGTCAGTCCCGTCGGCGTTAGCGCCGGAGCGGAGAGCAATGAACCGGTGTGGAGACCTTGGTAG